One bacterium genomic window, ATCCATATTGGCGAGACTGCGCGCCACCGCCAATCCCAGATCGGCGTTCGGGTAGATATGGACGTGGGCATCAATAATCAAGGTTTTACGTGACATAGACCCTCACTTTTTCCGCAGGCCGCCCTTGTGATATGGACTGGGCAAAATATCCTATATGAGTGTTCACTGTTCGAGCCACTCCTGCGCGCCCTGCGAGGGCACCGAAATATACAGGGCCGGCTCCAGGCCGGTGCACTGATGATATTGCGCGGCGATCTCCTGACAAAAACGCTCAACATGCTCTTTCTCAACCAGATTGACCGTACAGCCGCCAAATCCGCCACCGGTCATCCGGGCACCGAGGCAGCCCGGCAGGCTGCGGGCGATCTCCACCATCGTATCCAATTCCAGACAGCTCACCTCATAATCGAAGCGAAGACTGTCATGGGAGGCGTTCATGAGTTCGCCGAAGCCGACGAGATCGCCGTTGCGCAAACATTCGATCGAATCAAGGACGCGCTGATTTTCACTGATGACGTGACGGCAGCGCTTGCGGACCAATTCGGGCAATTCCGGCGCACTCACAGCAAATTGAGTCATAGAGAGATCACGCAAGGCCGCAATTCCGGGCCAGCGTCTCTTCATTTGACCCACCCCCGTTTCGCATTCCCGACGGCGTTTGTTATATTCTGAGGCACCCAACTCATGTTTGATCCGGGTATTGCAAACGATTATGCGGGTGTGATCCGAGGGCAGCGGGACCATCTGATACGCCAGCGTCCTGCAATCAAGGAAAAGGGCATTGTCCTTGCGTCCATGGACAGAAATAAACTGATCCATGATAC contains:
- a CDS encoding galactokinase — translated: MELAQLIQIFQDRYGRRPRVFRAPGRVNLIGEHTDYNDGYVFPMALDRYTAASISPRPDRMIRLYSLNMQEEITFPLEGNTPRNHWSDYVAGVADQLEKRGFQLPGADLILWSNVPVGSGLSSSAALEISAALAFLSLVDGRLDSRQLALLGQAAENQFVGMNCGIMDQFISVHGRKDNALFLDCRTLAYQMVPLPSDHTRIIVCNTRIKHELGASEYNKRRRECETGVGQMKRRWPGIAALRDLSMTQFAVSAPELPELVRKRCRHVISENQRVLDSIECLRNGDLVGFGELMNASHDSLRFDYEVSCLELDTMVEIARSLPGCLGARMTGGGFGGCTVNLVEKEHVERFCQEIAAQYHQCTGLEPALYISVPSQGAQEWLEQ